Proteins from a single region of Hymenobacter aquaticus:
- a CDS encoding HupE/UreJ family protein, whose protein sequence is MSVFQTYLQLGFFHIFNLQAYDHLVFLLALCAPYVAAEWRRVVALVTSFTLGHSITLALATLGFVQYSPRLVEVLIPVTILLTCLLNLRRAGRDMRREPLLWAGPNLLAAGFGLVHGLGFSSYLRQLLGQSSRPVLELLAFNVGVELGQLLIVALILLLGLVVLRVARAAHRDWVLVVSGAAAGIAAVLLLLNLGS, encoded by the coding sequence ATGTCCGTATTCCAGACCTACCTGCAGCTGGGCTTTTTCCACATCTTCAACCTACAGGCCTACGACCACCTGGTGTTTCTGCTGGCGCTGTGCGCCCCCTACGTGGCGGCCGAGTGGCGGCGCGTGGTAGCCTTGGTCACGAGCTTCACGCTGGGTCACTCCATCACGCTGGCGTTGGCCACGCTGGGATTTGTGCAGTACAGCCCCCGGTTGGTTGAGGTGCTGATTCCGGTTACGATTCTGCTTACCTGCCTGCTGAACCTGCGCCGGGCCGGGCGGGATATGCGCCGGGAGCCTCTGCTCTGGGCCGGGCCCAACCTGCTGGCGGCCGGGTTTGGGCTGGTGCACGGGCTGGGTTTTTCCAGCTACCTGCGCCAGCTGCTGGGCCAAAGCAGCCGCCCCGTGCTGGAGCTGCTGGCCTTCAACGTGGGCGTGGAGCTGGGCCAGCTGCTGATTGTGGCCCTGATTCTGCTGCTGGGCCTGGTGGTGCTGCGCGTAGCCCGCGCCGCCCACCGCGACTGGGTGCTGGTGGTCAGTGGGGCGGCGGCGGGCATTGCGGCCGTGCTGCTGCTGCTGAATCTGGGCTCGTAA
- the clpB gene encoding ATP-dependent chaperone ClpB yields MNFNNYTIKAQEAVQKATEIAGGNQQQAIETGHLLKGLFQSDENVLSFLANKLGVNLNILTPRLDALVAAYPKVSGGSPYLANEANAALQRANNYLKEFEDEYVSVEHLLLGLLGGKDAVGTLMKDAGFNEKDLKAAIKELRGGRKVTSATAEDQYQSLNRYARNLNEQVRTGKMDPVIGRDEEIRRVLQILSRRTKNNPVLLGEPGVGKTAIVEGLAQRIVAGDVPENLKDKIIMSLDMGLLIAGAKYKGEFEERLKSVIKEVTDSDGQIILFIDEMHTLIGAGGGGEGAMDAANLLKPALARGELHSIGATTLKEYQKYIEKDKALERRFQAVMVDEPSIEDAISIMRGIKEKYELHHGVRITDDAVIAAVELSSRYITDRFLPDKAIDLMDEAAAKLRIELNSMPVELDEVQRRIMQLEIEREAIRREENVDRENVLNKDLAELTAKRDTLKAQWENEKAVLTNIQEQKEAIERFKVEAEQAERQGDYGRVAELRYGKIQEAEAKLKELQTQAEADKGKDGGSMLQEVVTSEDIAEVVAKWTGIPVSKMLQSDREKLLNLEAELGKRVAGQSEAIAAISDAVRRSRAGLQDPKRPIGSFIFLGTTGVGKTELAKALAEYLFNDENSMVRIDMSEYQERHAVSRLIGAPPGYVGYDEGGQLTEAVRRKPYSVILLDEIEKAHPDVFNILLQVLDDGRLTDNKGRVANFKNTIIIMTSNTGADIIQKNFKELNEYNHDEVVDRTREEVIERLKGHMRPEFLNRIDEIVMFQPLKRREIRKIVDIQFKQIQHRLEEAGIRLEATDEVLDYLGEQGFDPQFGARPLKRVLQRLVLNELSKDILSGRVSKDAVVEAVLEDDHIRFNNVDVEIPGV; encoded by the coding sequence ATGAACTTTAACAACTATACCATCAAGGCACAGGAGGCCGTGCAGAAGGCCACTGAAATTGCCGGGGGCAACCAGCAGCAGGCCATCGAAACCGGCCACCTGCTGAAGGGCCTCTTCCAGAGCGACGAGAACGTGCTGTCGTTTCTGGCCAACAAGCTGGGCGTCAACCTCAACATTCTCACGCCCCGCCTCGATGCCCTCGTGGCCGCCTACCCCAAGGTAAGCGGCGGCTCGCCCTACCTTGCCAACGAGGCCAACGCCGCCCTACAGCGCGCCAACAACTACCTCAAGGAGTTTGAGGACGAATACGTGTCGGTGGAGCACCTGCTGCTCGGGCTGCTCGGCGGCAAAGACGCCGTGGGCACCCTGATGAAGGACGCCGGCTTCAACGAGAAAGACCTTAAAGCCGCCATCAAGGAGCTGCGCGGGGGCCGCAAAGTCACCAGCGCCACTGCCGAAGACCAGTACCAGAGCCTGAACCGCTACGCCCGCAACCTCAACGAGCAGGTGCGCACCGGCAAGATGGACCCCGTCATCGGCCGCGACGAGGAAATCCGCCGCGTCCTGCAGATTCTCTCGCGCCGCACCAAGAACAACCCCGTGCTGCTCGGGGAGCCCGGCGTCGGTAAAACCGCCATTGTCGAGGGCCTGGCCCAGCGCATCGTGGCCGGCGACGTGCCCGAAAACCTCAAGGACAAGATCATCATGAGCCTCGACATGGGCCTGCTCATTGCCGGGGCCAAGTACAAGGGCGAGTTTGAGGAGCGCCTCAAGTCCGTCATCAAGGAAGTAACCGACTCCGACGGCCAGATCATCCTGTTCATCGACGAGATGCACACCCTGATTGGAGCCGGCGGCGGCGGCGAGGGCGCCATGGACGCCGCCAACCTGCTCAAGCCCGCCCTGGCCCGCGGCGAGCTGCACTCCATCGGGGCCACCACCCTGAAGGAGTACCAGAAGTACATCGAAAAGGACAAGGCCCTGGAGCGCCGTTTCCAGGCCGTCATGGTCGATGAGCCCAGCATCGAGGACGCCATCAGCATCATGCGCGGCATCAAGGAGAAGTACGAGCTGCACCACGGCGTGCGCATCACCGACGACGCCGTCATTGCCGCCGTGGAGCTCAGCTCGCGCTACATCACCGACCGGTTCCTGCCCGACAAGGCCATCGACCTGATGGACGAAGCGGCAGCAAAACTCCGCATCGAGCTCAACTCCATGCCCGTGGAATTGGACGAAGTGCAGCGCCGCATCATGCAGCTGGAGATTGAGCGCGAAGCCATCCGCCGCGAGGAAAACGTGGACCGGGAAAACGTGCTCAACAAGGACCTGGCCGAGCTGACCGCCAAGCGCGACACGCTCAAGGCCCAGTGGGAAAACGAGAAGGCCGTCCTGACCAACATTCAGGAGCAGAAGGAAGCCATTGAGCGGTTCAAGGTCGAAGCCGAGCAGGCCGAGCGCCAGGGCGACTACGGCCGGGTGGCCGAGCTGCGCTACGGCAAGATTCAGGAAGCCGAGGCCAAGCTCAAGGAGCTGCAAACCCAGGCCGAAGCCGACAAAGGCAAGGACGGCGGCTCGATGCTGCAAGAAGTGGTAACCTCCGAGGACATTGCCGAGGTAGTGGCCAAGTGGACCGGCATTCCGGTGAGCAAGATGCTGCAGTCGGACCGCGAGAAGCTGCTCAACCTCGAAGCCGAGCTAGGCAAGCGCGTGGCCGGCCAATCGGAGGCCATTGCTGCCATTTCGGATGCCGTGCGCCGCTCCCGGGCCGGGTTGCAGGACCCTAAGCGTCCCATCGGCTCGTTTATCTTCCTGGGCACCACCGGCGTGGGCAAGACGGAGCTGGCCAAGGCCCTGGCCGAGTACCTGTTCAACGACGAGAACAGTATGGTCCGCATCGACATGAGCGAGTACCAGGAGCGCCACGCCGTGTCCCGCCTCATTGGGGCGCCTCCCGGCTACGTGGGCTACGACGAGGGCGGGCAGCTGACCGAGGCCGTGCGCCGCAAGCCCTACTCGGTGATTCTGCTCGACGAAATCGAGAAGGCCCACCCCGACGTGTTCAACATTCTCTTGCAGGTGCTCGACGACGGCCGCCTCACCGACAACAAGGGTCGGGTGGCGAACTTCAAGAACACCATCATCATCATGACCTCCAACACGGGCGCGGACATCATTCAGAAGAACTTCAAGGAGCTCAATGAATACAACCACGACGAGGTGGTAGACCGCACCCGCGAGGAAGTCATTGAGCGCCTGAAAGGCCACATGCGCCCCGAGTTCCTGAACCGCATCGACGAAATCGTGATGTTCCAGCCCCTCAAGCGCCGGGAAATCCGCAAGATCGTCGACATCCAGTTCAAGCAGATTCAGCACCGCCTGGAAGAAGCCGGCATCCGCCTGGAAGCCACCGACGAGGTGCTCGACTACCTCGGCGAGCAGGGCTTCGACCCGCAGTTTGGGGCCCGCCCGCTGAAGCGCGTGCTGCAGCGCCTGGTGCTCAACGAGCTGAGCAAGGACATCCTCTCGGGCCGCGTGAGCAAAGACGCCGTGGTGGAAGCCGTGCTGGAAGACGACCACATCCGCTTCAACAACGTGGACGTGGAAATCCCCGGCGTGTAA
- a CDS encoding SMP-30/gluconolactonase/LRE family protein, translating to MRFTASFRRPVFDSFGRSARLLLLALSVTGALAGCSDDDEPAAQPPSPAKITVPQAALHPEGIQYDAATQRFLVSSRTKGQIGAVTDDSVYTKFADDPRLVSTIGMNLDFGRQRLLVAVSDNGANVARTKPETQRKLAALAVFNATNGSLLNYVDLGGLRPDLPHFANDIAVDGQGNAYITDSLSPIIYKVDTQGKASVFLENAQFSAGTMFGLNGIVYHPDGYLIVAKANDGSLFKIPLSDPAAFTKVTNAQSLTGADGLLLLDPQTLLVVSGGQSTVFRMSSTDAWVTTTRTGSFATGPSSPTTITGRNVADAYVLYPYQATSPRFAIVKVGF from the coding sequence ATGCGCTTCACTGCCTCTTTTCGCCGCCCCGTGTTCGATTCTTTCGGCCGCTCTGCCCGCCTGCTGCTGCTGGCCCTGAGCGTGACAGGCGCCCTTGCCGGCTGCTCCGACGACGATGAACCCGCCGCCCAGCCCCCTTCGCCCGCCAAAATTACGGTGCCGCAGGCGGCGCTGCACCCCGAAGGCATTCAGTACGACGCGGCCACGCAGCGCTTCCTGGTCAGCTCGCGCACCAAGGGCCAGATTGGGGCCGTGACCGACGACAGCGTCTACACCAAGTTTGCCGACGACCCGCGGCTGGTGTCTACCATTGGCATGAACCTGGACTTCGGCCGCCAGCGCCTGCTGGTAGCCGTGTCGGACAACGGCGCCAACGTCGCCCGCACCAAGCCCGAAACCCAGCGTAAGCTAGCGGCCCTGGCCGTTTTCAACGCTACCAACGGCTCCTTGCTCAACTACGTCGACCTGGGCGGCCTGCGCCCCGACCTGCCCCACTTCGCCAACGACATAGCCGTGGACGGACAGGGCAACGCCTACATTACCGACAGCCTGTCGCCGATTATCTACAAGGTGGATACGCAGGGGAAGGCCTCGGTTTTTTTGGAAAACGCCCAGTTTAGCGCCGGCACTATGTTTGGCCTGAACGGCATCGTCTACCACCCCGATGGTTACCTCATCGTGGCCAAAGCCAACGACGGCAGCCTGTTTAAAATCCCGCTCAGCGACCCCGCCGCCTTCACCAAAGTTACCAACGCCCAGAGCCTGACCGGTGCCGATGGCCTGCTGCTGCTCGACCCGCAAACGCTGCTGGTGGTGTCGGGCGGCCAAAGCACCGTGTTCCGCATGAGCAGCACCGACGCCTGGGTGACCACTACCCGCACCGGCAGCTTTGCCACGGGCCCCAGCAGCCCCACCACCATCACCGGCCGCAACGTCGCGGATGCCTACGTGCTCTACCCCTACCAGGCTACCTCGCCCCGCTTCGCCATCGTGAAAGTCGGGTTTTAG
- a CDS encoding zeta toxin family protein, whose protein sequence is MLLLTRVKIDSYLASRVAEFLRYALLAARQSFTFETVMSHPSKLDFLRDAQAAGFRTYLYFVATEDPEINVGRVRARVQKHGHDVARDKIISRYARTLDSLFDAVRLVNRAFLFDNSYAAPQLIAEIEEGKRVEFKTPTIPTWVDTYFRQKAIRKK, encoded by the coding sequence ATGCTGTTGCTTACCCGCGTCAAAATCGATTCTTACCTAGCTTCCCGGGTAGCGGAGTTTCTGCGCTACGCCCTGCTGGCGGCCCGCCAGTCCTTCACGTTCGAAACCGTGATGTCGCACCCCTCCAAGCTCGATTTCCTGCGCGACGCCCAGGCCGCCGGCTTCCGTACCTACCTCTATTTCGTCGCCACCGAAGACCCCGAAATCAACGTGGGCCGCGTCCGGGCCCGGGTGCAGAAGCACGGCCACGACGTAGCCCGCGACAAAATCATCAGCCGCTACGCCCGCACCCTCGATTCCCTCTTCGACGCCGTGCGCCTCGTCAACCGCGCCTTTCTCTTCGACAACTCCTACGCCGCTCCCCAACTCATTGCCGAAATAGAAGAAGGCAAGCGCGTAGAGTTCAAAACCCCCACCATCCCCACCTGGGTCGATACCTATTTCCGCCAAAAAGCCATCCGCAAAAAGTAG
- a CDS encoding M1 family metallopeptidase, with protein MLRNVLLAAGLAMLTAAPLLAQTTNSGTDKFAQLDQLLPTPNSFRTASGAPGADYWQQRADYNIRVTLDDNTQSIKGSEDITYTNLSPDVLTYLWVQLDQNILDKNSITTATQVGQVQEKMSFQAMDYLMRSDFDGGFKIESVKLKGGKALPYTINHTMMRVDLPTPLRPKQAVTFSVAWHYNINDQLKISERSGYEFFPEDKNYLYEIAQFYPRMAVYNDVRGWQHKQFLGNGEFTLPFGDYRVSITAPADHVVGATGVLQNPDQVLTATQRKRLAQAEGAKKPVLIVTQMEAEQAEQKRAKGTKTWTYAAKNVRDFAWASSRKFIWDAMQIRQAGKPVLCMSYYPKEGNPLWGKYSTEVVAHTIKTYSKHTIDYEYPVAISVHGPVGGMEYPMLCFNGGRPEKDGTYSAERKYGMISVIIHEVGHNFFPMIINSDERQWSWMDEGLNTFVQYLTEQEWERGYPSRRGEPQNIVEYMRTDKSLQTPIMTNSESVLQFGPNAYAKPATGLNILRETILGRELFDHAFKTYAQRWAYKHPEPADFFRTMEDASGTDLDWFWRGWFYTTDHSDLSLEGVKWYTVDSKNPEIENAKRREMLNSAPQTLSQQRNLQDIKKTLVDEKPELKDFYNNYDPTATTAADKARYQQYVKQLSPQQQSRLSAGLHFYELDLRNVGGLTMPVIVQMTYEDGKTEMVNIPAEIWRKNNEHVTKVFITPKPVVSFALDPYLQTADTDLSNNSFPRKLAPSRFELYQQQMQAAPNPMQQQSTSQQGQPAGGGSSTGGTN; from the coding sequence ATGCTCAGAAACGTACTGCTGGCCGCGGGCCTGGCGATGCTGACGGCCGCGCCCCTGCTGGCCCAGACCACCAACTCCGGCACCGATAAGTTTGCCCAGCTCGACCAGCTGCTGCCCACGCCCAACTCCTTCCGCACGGCCTCCGGCGCGCCCGGCGCCGACTACTGGCAGCAGCGCGCCGACTACAACATCCGGGTGACGCTGGACGACAACACGCAGTCGATCAAAGGCTCCGAGGACATTACCTACACCAACCTCTCGCCCGACGTGCTGACCTACCTCTGGGTGCAGCTCGACCAGAACATTCTCGACAAAAACTCCATTACCACGGCCACCCAGGTGGGGCAGGTGCAGGAGAAGATGTCGTTTCAGGCCATGGACTACCTGATGCGCTCCGACTTCGACGGGGGCTTCAAGATTGAGTCGGTGAAGCTGAAGGGCGGCAAGGCTCTGCCCTACACCATCAACCACACCATGATGCGCGTCGACCTGCCCACGCCCCTGCGGCCCAAGCAGGCCGTGACCTTCAGCGTGGCCTGGCACTACAACATCAACGACCAGCTCAAAATCAGTGAGCGGAGCGGCTACGAGTTCTTCCCCGAAGATAAGAACTACCTCTACGAAATTGCCCAGTTCTACCCCCGCATGGCCGTCTACAACGACGTGCGCGGCTGGCAGCACAAGCAGTTTCTGGGCAACGGCGAATTCACCCTGCCCTTCGGCGACTACCGCGTGAGCATCACCGCCCCCGCCGACCACGTGGTGGGCGCTACCGGCGTACTGCAGAACCCCGACCAGGTATTGACGGCCACCCAGCGCAAGCGCCTGGCCCAGGCCGAGGGCGCCAAGAAGCCGGTGCTCATCGTGACGCAGATGGAAGCCGAGCAGGCCGAGCAGAAGCGCGCCAAAGGCACCAAAACCTGGACCTACGCCGCCAAAAACGTGCGGGACTTCGCCTGGGCCTCGTCGCGCAAGTTTATCTGGGACGCTATGCAGATCCGGCAGGCCGGCAAGCCGGTGCTGTGCATGAGCTACTACCCCAAGGAAGGTAACCCGCTGTGGGGCAAGTACTCGACCGAAGTCGTGGCCCACACCATCAAGACCTACTCCAAGCACACCATCGACTACGAATACCCCGTGGCTATTTCGGTGCACGGCCCGGTGGGCGGCATGGAATACCCGATGCTGTGCTTCAACGGCGGCCGGCCCGAGAAGGACGGCACCTACTCGGCCGAGCGGAAATACGGGATGATTTCGGTGATTATCCACGAAGTGGGCCACAACTTCTTCCCCATGATTATCAACTCCGACGAGCGGCAGTGGAGCTGGATGGACGAGGGCCTGAACACCTTCGTGCAGTACCTGACCGAGCAGGAGTGGGAACGGGGCTACCCCTCGCGCCGCGGCGAGCCCCAGAACATCGTGGAGTATATGCGCACCGATAAGAGCCTGCAAACCCCGATTATGACCAACTCGGAGTCGGTGCTGCAATTCGGGCCCAACGCCTACGCCAAGCCCGCCACCGGCCTGAACATCCTGCGCGAAACCATCCTGGGCCGGGAGCTGTTCGACCACGCTTTCAAAACCTACGCCCAGCGCTGGGCCTACAAACACCCCGAGCCGGCCGACTTCTTCCGCACCATGGAAGATGCCTCGGGCACCGACCTCGACTGGTTCTGGCGCGGCTGGTTCTACACCACCGACCACTCCGACCTGAGCCTCGAGGGCGTGAAGTGGTACACGGTGGACTCGAAGAACCCCGAAATCGAGAATGCCAAGCGCCGCGAAATGCTCAACAGCGCCCCCCAGACCCTGAGCCAGCAGCGTAATCTGCAGGACATCAAGAAGACGCTGGTGGACGAGAAGCCCGAGCTCAAGGACTTCTACAACAACTACGACCCCACCGCCACTACCGCCGCCGACAAGGCCCGCTACCAGCAGTACGTGAAGCAGCTCAGCCCCCAGCAGCAAAGCCGCCTGAGCGCCGGCCTGCACTTCTACGAGCTGGATCTGCGCAACGTCGGGGGCCTGACGATGCCCGTCATCGTGCAGATGACCTACGAGGACGGCAAGACCGAAATGGTGAACATTCCGGCCGAAATCTGGCGCAAAAACAACGAGCACGTCACCAAGGTCTTCATCACGCCCAAGCCCGTGGTGAGCTTCGCCCTGGACCCCTACCTGCAAACCGCCGACACGGATCTGAGCAACAATAGCTTCCCGCGCAAGCTGGCGCCCTCGCGCTTCGAGCTGTATCAGCAGCAGATGCAGGCCGCGCCCAACCCCATGCAGCAGCAAAGCACCTCGCAGCAGGGCCAGCCCGCCGGGGGCGGCAGCAGCACGGGCGGCACCAACTAA
- a CDS encoding beta strand repeat-containing protein, with the protein MAANLLYRRLSSGTGDTQAGTRQRRTFAVALAWLFFFSLATASFSRAQTTTTGNLQWWPLKANNQDSAAVRAPGVVPATTSLRNFYLSDVTLGTAIRPYSAQFGEAFGSSPSGDGSFIPLPGSNLNRVYYAQFTITAAANATLRADSVVLWSAFNNTASNLKLAVVYSKTGFTTNDSTEVAGGTGPIGPLTTRTTTPGTGTGTFADPIFLRNQNTGPNQTYRLALNRTGGVQLAAGQTLTIRLYYASGSSSAGRYALLRDFRVVGQASTTSSCNASFTYPASSFCANGTNPTPTVSGTGGGTFSSTAGLSLNASTGAINLAASTPGTYTVTYSTGSTCSSTASVTVTAAPTATFSYPSAAYCSGDGTTPTPTVAAGATSGTFSSTAGLAINAATGALNLVASTPGTYTVTNTVAASGNCAAVTATTSVTISPATTATFAYSASTFCQSAANPTPSITGTSGGTFSSTAGLSINATTGAINLAASTPGTYTVTYRVGGNCPSSGTQQVTITSAPLATFSYANAAYCVSGAANPAPVFATGASAGTFSATPVGLSLNASTGAITLAASTPGTYTVTNTVAGSGSCAASSASTQVTIQATPTATLTAGGPTTFCQGGSVVLTAPAGTGNTYQFLLNGNPISGATAATYTASASGSYSVVVTNGGGCTATSAATTVTVNPATTATFAYSASTFCQSAANPTPTVTGNNGGTFSSTAGLSINASTGAINLTASTPGTYTVTYSVGGTCPSSATASVTITNAQSASFSYAAATYCTTVSSVQSVVLGTGSTAGTFSSTAGLTLNATTGAITPSTSTPGTYTVTNTVAASGGCSAVAATATVTITAPATAGFSYAAGTYCADSGSATSTLASGASAGTFSSTSGLSINASTGAVNLTASTPGTYTVTNTVAASGGCSAVAATATLTIVPLPARPTFTVQYNGAVTTLTSSAATGNQWYLNGVAIPGATGQTYVINSAAQYGSYTVVVSAGGCSSAPSAALVVNSSVKPLAGSSLSVFPNPTHQNTVTVELSGYRMATELSLYNSLGQLVYSTTAQGSTGTRQVTLELTNQPAGVYVLRAKTEGGLDIRRIVKE; encoded by the coding sequence ATGGCTGCAAACTTACTTTACCGTCGCCTGTCTTCCGGGACTGGCGACACGCAGGCCGGCACCCGACAGCGGCGCACTTTCGCAGTGGCGCTGGCCTGGCTTTTCTTTTTCAGCCTGGCTACGGCGTCGTTTAGCCGCGCCCAGACCACCACAACCGGCAACCTGCAATGGTGGCCGCTGAAGGCAAACAACCAGGACAGCGCCGCCGTGCGGGCCCCGGGCGTAGTGCCCGCCACGACCAGCCTGCGCAACTTCTACCTGTCGGACGTGACGCTGGGCACCGCCATCAGGCCGTATTCCGCGCAGTTTGGGGAAGCATTCGGCTCCTCGCCCAGCGGCGACGGGTCGTTTATTCCCCTGCCGGGCAGCAACCTGAACCGGGTGTATTATGCCCAGTTCACCATCACGGCGGCGGCCAACGCCACGCTGCGCGCCGACTCGGTGGTGCTGTGGTCGGCGTTCAATAACACGGCCAGCAACCTGAAGCTGGCGGTGGTCTATTCCAAAACCGGCTTCACCACCAACGACTCGACGGAAGTAGCTGGCGGCACCGGCCCGATTGGGCCGCTCACGACCCGCACCACTACGCCCGGCACCGGCACCGGCACCTTCGCCGACCCGATTTTCCTGCGCAACCAGAACACGGGCCCCAACCAAACCTACCGGTTGGCCCTGAACCGCACCGGTGGCGTGCAGCTGGCCGCGGGCCAGACGCTGACCATCCGGCTGTATTACGCCAGCGGCAGCAGCAGTGCGGGCCGCTACGCCCTGCTGCGCGACTTCCGGGTGGTGGGTCAGGCCTCGACGACCTCCAGCTGCAACGCCTCCTTCACGTATCCGGCCAGCAGTTTCTGCGCCAACGGCACCAACCCCACGCCTACCGTGAGCGGTACCGGCGGCGGCACGTTCAGCTCGACGGCGGGCCTGAGTCTGAATGCCTCGACCGGCGCTATCAACCTGGCCGCTTCCACGCCCGGCACCTACACCGTGACCTACAGCACCGGCAGCACCTGCTCCAGCACGGCTTCCGTGACGGTAACGGCGGCTCCCACGGCCACCTTCAGCTACCCCAGCGCCGCCTACTGCTCCGGCGACGGCACCACCCCAACTCCCACGGTAGCGGCGGGAGCTACCTCGGGCACCTTCAGCTCGACGGCGGGCCTGGCTATCAACGCCGCCACCGGCGCGCTGAACCTGGTAGCCTCCACGCCCGGCACCTACACCGTGACCAACACCGTTGCGGCCTCGGGCAACTGCGCCGCCGTAACGGCCACCACCAGCGTGACCATCAGCCCCGCTACCACGGCCACGTTTGCCTATTCGGCCTCAACGTTCTGCCAGAGCGCAGCGAATCCTACGCCGAGCATCACGGGCACCAGCGGTGGCACGTTCAGCTCCACGGCGGGTTTGAGCATCAACGCTACGACGGGTGCTATCAACCTGGCCGCTTCCACGCCCGGCACTTACACCGTGACCTACCGCGTGGGGGGGAATTGCCCTTCCAGCGGCACCCAGCAAGTAACCATCACCAGCGCGCCGCTGGCTACTTTCTCGTATGCCAATGCGGCTTACTGCGTTTCGGGAGCTGCCAACCCGGCGCCCGTATTCGCCACGGGGGCCAGCGCCGGCACGTTTTCGGCCACGCCCGTCGGTCTGAGCCTGAATGCGTCGACCGGGGCCATTACCCTGGCCGCTTCCACGCCCGGCACTTATACCGTGACTAACACCGTCGCCGGCTCGGGCAGCTGCGCCGCGTCGTCGGCCAGCACGCAGGTCACGATTCAGGCCACGCCCACGGCTACGCTCACGGCGGGCGGACCTACTACGTTCTGCCAGGGCGGCTCGGTGGTACTGACCGCGCCGGCCGGGACGGGCAACACGTACCAGTTCCTGCTCAATGGCAACCCCATCAGCGGCGCTACCGCGGCCACGTACACGGCCTCGGCCAGCGGCAGCTACTCGGTAGTGGTGACCAACGGCGGCGGCTGCACGGCCACCTCGGCCGCTACGACCGTGACGGTGAATCCGGCCACGACGGCCACGTTTGCCTACTCGGCCTCAACGTTCTGCCAGAGCGCGGCGAATCCGACGCCTACTGTCACGGGCAACAACGGCGGCACGTTCAGCTCCACGGCGGGTTTGAGTATCAACGCTTCGACCGGGGCTATCAACCTAACGGCTTCCACGCCCGGCACCTACACCGTGACCTACAGCGTGGGCGGCACCTGCCCCTCCTCGGCCACGGCCAGCGTGACGATTACCAACGCGCAGTCGGCTAGCTTCTCGTATGCGGCAGCTACTTACTGCACCACCGTCAGCAGCGTACAGAGCGTCGTACTGGGCACCGGCAGCACGGCCGGCACGTTCAGCTCGACGGCCGGGCTGACGCTGAACGCCACGACCGGGGCTATTACGCCTTCGACCTCTACGCCCGGCACCTACACCGTAACCAACACGGTGGCGGCTTCGGGTGGCTGCTCCGCCGTGGCCGCCACGGCCACGGTCACGATTACGGCTCCGGCTACGGCGGGCTTCAGCTATGCCGCCGGTACGTACTGTGCCGACAGCGGCTCGGCCACTTCGACCCTGGCATCCGGCGCTTCGGCGGGCACGTTCAGCTCGACTTCGGGGTTGAGCATCAACGCCTCGACCGGCGCGGTGAATCTGACGGCCTCTACGCCCGGCACCTACACCGTGACCAACACGGTGGCGGCTTCGGGTGGCTGCTCCGCCGTGGCTGCCACGGCTACGCTGACCATTGTTCCACTGCCCGCCCGCCCAACCTTTACCGTTCAGTACAACGGGGCGGTAACGACCTTGACCTCCAGCGCGGCCACGGGTAACCAGTGGTACCTCAACGGGGTGGCAATTCCCGGCGCCACGGGCCAGACCTACGTGATTAACTCGGCGGCCCAGTACGGTTCCTACACCGTGGTGGTCAGCGCGGGCGGCTGCTCGTCGGCCCCCTCGGCGGCCCTGGTGGTCAACTCCAGCGTGAAGCCGCTGGCTGGCTCCTCGCTGAGCGTATTCCCCAACCCCACGCACCAGAACACGGTGACGGTGGAGCTGAGCGGCTACCGGATGGCCACGGAGCTGAGCCTCTACAACAGCCTGGGTCAGCTCGTGTACTCGACCACAGCTCAAGGCAGCACCGGCACGCGCCAGGTGACGCTGGAGCTGACCAACCAGCCGGCGGGCGTGTACGTGCTGCGGGCCAAAACCGAAGGCGGCCTCGACATCCGCCGCATCGTTAAGGAATAA
- a CDS encoding PH domain-containing protein: protein MGILDGLLGNASENDAQELQQELTQLLAPGEQVEKAYAIIRDQIIFTNKRLMLVDKQGVTGKKREIMSVPYRSIERFSMETTGHFDLDAELKIWIRGQAEPLSKTFRDDRSIHDICRALALYAL, encoded by the coding sequence ATGGGAATTCTCGACGGCCTGCTGGGCAATGCTTCCGAAAACGACGCGCAGGAACTCCAACAGGAACTAACGCAACTGCTGGCTCCCGGCGAGCAGGTGGAAAAAGCCTACGCCATCATCCGCGACCAGATCATCTTCACCAACAAGCGCCTGATGCTGGTCGATAAGCAGGGCGTGACGGGCAAAAAGCGTGAAATCATGAGCGTGCCCTACCGCAGCATCGAGCGGTTCTCGATGGAAACCACCGGCCACTTCGACCTCGACGCCGAGCTTAAAATCTGGATCCGCGGCCAGGCCGAGCCCCTCAGCAAAACCTTCCGCGACGACCGCAGCATCCACGACATCTGCCGCGCCCTGGCCCTCTACGCGCTGTAG